A section of the Carya illinoinensis cultivar Pawnee chromosome 12, C.illinoinensisPawnee_v1, whole genome shotgun sequence genome encodes:
- the LOC122290471 gene encoding uncharacterized protein LOC122290471, translated as MAPQIKDAHIVEIKVDEEHQNKLLSAMSTISTAMHHHPLMEISESPGHLLLLKLWQREEDLFGRRIALKQTRLDSIKRELFQLCCFFFIFHGFFLTILFTSSVNSREEHKQTCKKWWIPGLLSVSTSLVLVFLVQVKLCRYWKVSRQLQRERNDGRSLTRCIQELRMKGASFDLSKEPQSGKRMKSSSVEIKWKPINWCSRNLMTLALVCFAGLVLPASKLILCGF; from the coding sequence ATGGCTCCTCAAATCAAAGATGCGCACATTGTAGAAATCAAAGTAGACGAAGAGCACCAGAACAAACTCTTATCTGCCATGAGCACAATCTCGACGGCAATGCATCATCACCCACTAATGGAAATCTCCGAGAGCCCCGGCCATCTTTTGCTTCTCAAGCTCTGGCAAAGAGAGGAGGACCTTTTTGGCCGGCGCATCGCTCTCAAACAAACTAGATTGGACTCGATAAAAAGAGAGCTTTTTCAGCTGTGCtgtttcttcttcatctttcatGGGTTTTTCTTGACCATTTTATTTACCTCTTCGGTTAACTCCCGAGAGGAGCATAAACAGACTTGCAAGAAATGGTGGATACCTGGTCTATTATCTGTCTCTACCTCGCTTGTTCTTGTGTTCTTGGTCCAGGTGAAACTTTGCAGGTATTGGAAGGTGTCGAGGCAGTTGCAGAGGGAGAGAAACGATGGACGATCGCTCACGAGGTGCATTCAGGAACTAAGGATGAAAGGAGCTAGCTTTGATTTGTCGAAGGAGCCACAGAGTGGGAAGAGGATGAAAAGCTCGAGCGTGGAAATAAAATGGAAGCCGATTAATTGGTGTTCTCGGAATCTGATGACCTTAGCTCTTGTTTGCTTTGCAGGTTTGGTGCTTCCGGCTAGCAAGCTCATCCTCTGCGGCTTCTGA
- the LOC122290249 gene encoding ubiquitin-conjugating enzyme E2-17 kDa-like yields the protein MASKRINKELKDLQKDPPASCSAGPVADDMFHWQATIMGPADSPFAGGVFLISIHFPPDYPFKPPKVSFRTKVFHPNINSNGSICLDILKEQWSPALTISKVLLSICSLLTDPNPDDPLVPEIAHMYKTDRVKYETTARSWTQKYAMG from the exons ATGGCTTCGAAAAGGATCAACAAGGAGTTGAAGGACCTCCAGAAAGATCCTCCTGCTTCATGCAGTGCCG GCCCCGTGGCTGATGATATGTTCCACTGGCAAGCAACAATTATGGGCCCAGCAGACAGCCCATTTGCTGGGGGTGTGTTCCTTATATCCATCCACTTTCCACCAGATTATCCGTTCAAGCCACCCAAG GTTTCCTTCCGGACAAAAGTTTTCCACCCTAACATCAATAGCAATGGTAGCATCTGTCTTGACATCCTCAAAGAACAATGGAGCCCTGCCCTTACCATATCCAAA GTCCTGCTCTCAATATGCTCACTGTTGACCGATCCAAATCCAGATGATCCTCTGGTGCCTGAGATAGCCCACATGTACAAGACTGACAGAGTGAAGTACGAGACAACAGCCCGATCCTGGACCCAGAAGTATGCCATGGGCTAG